One genomic window of Desulfovibrio gilichinskyi includes the following:
- a CDS encoding tyrosine-type recombinase/integrase: MTKWINVKDELGKNCGVRYRKHETRKHGVIADKYYTIRFQVNGKRIEEAYGWASSGISEKMAIAKAAELKAKARAGDQSYRLQHEREAVKQIELEESQKGSVDRLFRTYIEDLKSHGKKSWKEVERALLTGKYAAVETLGRNIKAKDITSKQLQSLLKETYRRGPSMASHLRVYLHSAFNFGIMREHDYTRSAQDVTFDLVANPVAAIPKDSKSEKIVNRVLTPEELKIVWHEANQPAIQLILATGGQRVMEVLHAQRTEFDLDAGLWTIPAERVKNGREHVVPLTDMAKEIVSANKSKYLHLFPNATRLSDPRELPSLGRAITRFCKRVEMEHWTPRDLRRTVRTMLADKQVPSYLLNIHFNHGKQEVGEKHYDRSLHLAEKLEVMGVWEKELIGSAF; the protein is encoded by the coding sequence ATGACGAAATGGATAAACGTAAAAGATGAGCTCGGTAAAAATTGCGGAGTGCGCTACAGAAAGCATGAAACCCGCAAACACGGAGTAATAGCCGATAAATATTACACTATCCGCTTTCAGGTAAATGGTAAGCGAATTGAAGAAGCATATGGATGGGCTTCCAGTGGAATCAGCGAGAAAATGGCTATAGCTAAAGCCGCAGAACTAAAAGCCAAGGCTCGGGCAGGTGATCAAAGCTATCGCCTTCAGCATGAGCGAGAAGCTGTTAAACAGATAGAGCTTGAAGAATCACAAAAAGGCTCGGTTGATAGACTTTTTAGAACTTATATCGAAGACCTTAAAAGCCATGGTAAGAAATCTTGGAAAGAAGTCGAACGGGCCTTACTCACGGGCAAATATGCCGCAGTTGAAACACTTGGCAGAAATATTAAAGCAAAAGACATAACATCTAAACAGCTCCAATCCTTACTTAAGGAAACATACAGGCGTGGCCCTTCTATGGCCTCCCACCTTCGTGTATATCTTCATAGCGCATTCAACTTTGGAATAATGCGAGAACACGACTACACACGTTCGGCTCAGGATGTCACATTTGATCTTGTCGCAAATCCTGTTGCGGCTATCCCTAAAGATTCAAAATCTGAAAAAATCGTTAACAGAGTCCTAACACCTGAAGAATTAAAAATTGTCTGGCATGAAGCAAACCAGCCAGCAATACAATTGATATTAGCAACAGGTGGGCAACGAGTAATGGAGGTTCTACATGCACAACGCACAGAGTTCGACCTTGACGCAGGGTTATGGACTATCCCCGCTGAGAGGGTGAAAAATGGACGTGAGCATGTTGTTCCGCTCACAGATATGGCAAAAGAAATAGTTTCAGCCAACAAGTCAAAATATCTTCATCTATTCCCCAATGCGACACGCCTAAGCGATCCGCGCGAACTTCCAAGCCTTGGCAGAGCAATTACACGGTTTTGCAAACGGGTAGAAATGGAGCACTGGACCCCGCGCGACCTGCGCAGAACAGTCCGAACCATGCTAGCTGACAAGCAAGTTCCTAGCTACCTGCTCAACATTCATTTCAATCATGGAAAACAGGAAGTCGGGGAAAAGCATTATGACAGGTCTTTGCATTTAGCTGAAAAATTGGAGGTTATGGGGGTCTGGGAGAAAGAACTTATTGGGTCAGCATTTTAA
- a CDS encoding flavodoxin family protein: MEIVSLLGSPRKKGNSTQMAEIVASALEDKGNRVTRYFLNSLDFRGCQACGACKNKSEICILKDDLTPVLDAVKKADVIMMATPVYWGDISAQLKKFIDRTYSYLMPDFAEKEVKHRLPRGKKLVFIQSQGGPEEMFTELFDRYNTFFEMLNFFEETHVLRGGELNELGALKSREDLIQDAMAIAEKL, encoded by the coding sequence ATGGAAATAGTATCACTTTTAGGTAGTCCACGAAAAAAAGGGAACTCCACTCAAATGGCTGAGATCGTAGCCTCCGCTCTTGAAGATAAAGGCAACAGGGTGACCAGGTATTTTCTGAATAGCTTAGATTTCAGAGGCTGTCAGGCCTGTGGAGCCTGTAAGAATAAAAGCGAAATATGTATCCTTAAGGATGACCTTACACCCGTTCTGGATGCGGTGAAAAAGGCTGATGTAATAATGATGGCAACTCCTGTGTACTGGGGCGACATCTCTGCCCAACTGAAAAAGTTTATCGACAGAACCTACTCATACCTCATGCCAGATTTTGCAGAAAAAGAGGTTAAACACCGGCTTCCAAGGGGTAAAAAATTGGTTTTTATACAATCCCAAGGGGGACCGGAAGAGATGTTCACCGAACTATTTGATCGATATAATACTTTTTTTGAAATGCTGAACTTTTTTGAAGAAACACATGTCCTACGCGGGGGCGAATTAAACGAATTAGGAGCATTGAAGTCGAGAGAAGATCTGATACAGGATGCTATGGCAATTGCTGAAAAACTATGA